In Lascolabacillus massiliensis, a single genomic region encodes these proteins:
- a CDS encoding GDP-L-fucose synthase family protein, whose amino-acid sequence MDENSKIYVAGHKGLVGSAIWKRLKSKGYNNLVGRTHGELDLMDISAVREFFKEEQPKYVILAAAYVGGIIANNTYRADFIYRNLQIQNNVIIESFNHKVKKLLFLGSTCIYPKDSPQPISEECLLTSSLEYTNEPYAIAKIAGLKMCESFNIQYGTNFISVMPTNLYGPNDNFDLEESHVIPAMIRKIHLAKCLQENNWSGIKRDLTRRIFDDLDGKSTLENSINTFNKYGIYATYLELWGTGKPFRDFLWSEDMADACIFVMNNIDFSDMAKGKQEIRNCHINIGTGEEISIKNLAHLIAKVIGYKGRIKFNSQQPDGTLRKLTDTSKLTSMGWKHQVNLEEGIYRLYKWYLEDQGLNGNGDK is encoded by the coding sequence ATGGATGAGAATAGTAAGATTTATGTAGCAGGTCATAAAGGATTAGTAGGCTCTGCCATTTGGAAGAGACTAAAATCAAAAGGTTATAATAATTTAGTAGGGAGGACTCACGGTGAGCTGGATTTAATGGACATCTCTGCGGTTAGAGAGTTTTTTAAAGAAGAACAGCCGAAGTATGTTATTTTAGCTGCAGCATATGTAGGTGGAATAATTGCAAATAATACTTACAGAGCCGATTTTATTTATAGAAACCTTCAAATACAGAACAATGTGATTATTGAAAGCTTTAATCATAAAGTTAAAAAACTACTGTTTTTGGGAAGTACTTGCATTTATCCTAAAGATAGCCCACAGCCGATTAGCGAGGAATGCCTTCTGACATCTTCATTAGAGTATACAAATGAACCATATGCAATTGCAAAAATCGCAGGTCTTAAGATGTGCGAGAGCTTCAATATTCAATATGGTACCAATTTTATTTCTGTAATGCCTACAAACCTGTATGGTCCAAATGATAATTTCGACTTGGAGGAGAGTCATGTAATACCTGCAATGATTCGCAAGATACACTTAGCTAAATGTTTACAGGAAAATAACTGGAGTGGTATAAAAAGAGATCTTACAAGGAGAATTTTTGACGATTTGGATGGAAAAAGTACTTTAGAAAACTCAATAAATACATTTAATAAGTATGGAATATATGCGACCTATCTAGAACTTTGGGGAACTGGAAAACCTTTTAGAGATTTTTTGTGGAGTGAAGATATGGCCGATGCCTGTATCTTTGTTATGAATAACATCGATTTCTCAGATATGGCTAAGGGAAAACAGGAAATTAGAAACTGTCATATAAATATTGGTACAGGAGAAGAGATAAGTATTAAAAATCTGGCTCATTTAATTGCAAAAGTTATAGGTTATAAAGGCAGAATAAAGTTTAACTCACAGCAGCCTGATGGTACATTGAGAAAACTGACTGATACTTCAAAATTAACCTCAATGGGATGGAAACACCAAGTAAATCTTGAAGAAGGAATATACAGACTTTATAAATGGTATTTGGAGGATCAGGGGTTAAACGGTAATGGTGATAAATAA
- a CDS encoding exopolysaccharide biosynthesis polyprenyl glycosylphosphotransferase: MEPDNSGVKVFFLFFDLLLLNIAVLLVFYFSPMRDYLYEELRNIYILHANISELIAYSLYSKRNYFFTDMFSDRLRITTIRFLVLLLTLFILAEVFLPKGYYKGSLLEYTTIFYIMKVVVFYFIYTIQKYRFNKGYTHFRVAIIGLDNPSRVLGKLLENNPSLGYSFVGFISDKDNVEQLKQGRKTKNKAIGKLSELREFTEKYRINMIFVTNPKYFTKENTKQLLAICNETGLRLRYILTNGYWNKHAFKNKESSRYFEIFNPQEIPLDNLTLRIGKRLFDIVFSLGVIIFIFSWLFPIIGILIKLNSKGPVFFVQQRTGINNKTFKCYKFRTMTVNKESDSKQAQVNDARITSIGAFLRKTNIDELPQFFNVLMGHMSVVGPRPHMLKHTEQYSALIEHYKVRHFVKPGITGWAQVNGYRGLTDELWKMEKRVEFDMDYLDKWNFFWDIKIIFMTLLGKNAYKNAG, translated from the coding sequence ATGGAACCGGACAATTCAGGAGTAAAAGTATTTTTTCTTTTCTTCGATTTATTATTATTAAATATTGCTGTACTCTTAGTGTTTTACTTTAGCCCTATGCGAGATTACCTATATGAGGAGTTACGCAATATATATATACTTCATGCTAATATCTCGGAGTTAATAGCATATTCATTGTATTCCAAGAGAAACTATTTTTTCACTGATATGTTTAGCGACAGACTTAGAATTACTACAATTCGTTTTCTGGTACTACTTTTGACACTATTTATATTGGCTGAAGTTTTTCTTCCAAAAGGTTATTACAAAGGTTCATTATTAGAATATACAACCATCTTTTATATTATGAAAGTAGTCGTATTCTATTTTATCTATACAATACAGAAATATAGGTTTAATAAAGGATATACTCATTTCAGGGTCGCAATAATTGGATTGGATAACCCTAGTCGTGTTCTGGGTAAACTTTTGGAAAACAACCCCTCATTAGGGTACAGTTTTGTGGGTTTTATATCTGATAAAGATAATGTTGAACAGCTAAAACAGGGTCGTAAAACTAAAAATAAAGCTATTGGCAAATTAAGTGAATTACGTGAATTCACTGAGAAATATAGGATTAATATGATTTTTGTTACTAATCCTAAGTATTTCACTAAAGAAAATACAAAGCAGTTGCTGGCTATATGTAACGAAACCGGTTTACGTTTAAGATATATTCTGACAAATGGATACTGGAATAAGCATGCTTTTAAAAATAAAGAGTCTTCACGTTACTTCGAAATATTTAATCCTCAGGAAATACCATTAGACAACCTTACTTTACGTATAGGAAAAAGATTATTTGATATTGTTTTTTCATTGGGTGTAATCATATTTATCTTCAGTTGGCTTTTCCCTATTATAGGTATTCTAATCAAATTAAACTCCAAAGGACCTGTTTTCTTTGTACAACAACGTACAGGTATTAATAACAAGACATTTAAGTGTTATAAATTCCGAACAATGACCGTAAATAAAGAATCCGATAGTAAACAGGCACAAGTTAATGATGCCAGAATAACTTCAATTGGAGCTTTTTTACGTAAAACAAATATAGATGAATTGCCTCAGTTTTTTAATGTGCTAATGGGGCATATGTCGGTAGTTGGACCACGTCCACATATGTTGAAACATACAGAACAATATTCAGCTCTTATTGAACATTACAAGGTTCGTCATTTTGTTAAACCTGGAATAACTGGATGGGCTCAGGTAAATGGTTACAGGGGTTTAACCGATGAGTTGTGGAAAATGGAGAAAAGGGTAGAGTTTGATATGGACTATCTCGATAAGTGGAACTTTTTTTGGGATATCAAGATAATATTCATGACTTTATTAGGTAAGAATGCATATAAAAATGCAGGATAG